One Methanophagales archaeon DNA segment encodes these proteins:
- a CDS encoding DEAD/DEAH box helicase, translated as MKISDLDICKDKELELISSIGDIELYPPQEDAINAGLLEREQNFVIATPTASGKTLLAELVMLKSILTASGKCLYVVPLNALAYEKYRSFKDKYSFLRIGISTGDYESSSRYLAGNDIIVLTLEKFDSLTRLKPSWMRGITVIVVDEVHVIGEDKRGPRLEGAIARFLSFNPSARVIALSATIQNADEFANWLHAYVVKSEWRPVPLKEEVFVAPNDSIIVERVLEEVKNGSQALVFVNTKRGAASFARKLAKLMDSDPSLDELAERVDIGIDDLGEMVRHGVAYHNSWLHPEQRHALEEAFLAHRLKVICCTPTLAMGVSLPAKVVLIRNYKFFTPGRGTEPMPVCWVKQVFGRAGRPEHDDYGLGLIVARDEAERSEIEQIYINGEPERIESQFSQDSLTEQILATIVAGARSAEQIEQFLDSTFYAYQEGTKVAVFKEQLNEILLDLELEGLIRIDKDKEDIRLRPTEFGKLSSRLYLSINSALDLREGLTSLKSKLQSTLSDFELLLLLCRCEEVPPLRVKEALTIATSLTENLELVYASRYALGSAIVTHAWIDELSYQELKSKFGVYPGEVHTNLYVLEWLSYAAARIARYLGFEPVYARLNELEDRIRHGVRHDLLDLVKIKGVGRVIARNLYSAGFRTHEEVAKADLARLKRIPGVGTRRATKLKEEALMVNT; from the coding sequence ATGAAGATATCGGATCTGGATATTTGTAAAGATAAAGAGCTGGAGCTAATATCATCCATCGGTGATATCGAGCTATATCCTCCACAGGAAGATGCGATAAATGCAGGGCTACTCGAAAGAGAGCAAAATTTCGTCATTGCCACACCCACAGCCAGTGGTAAAACGCTGCTGGCGGAACTGGTGATGTTGAAATCCATTCTAACAGCATCAGGGAAGTGCCTTTATGTTGTACCCCTGAATGCACTGGCATACGAGAAATACAGGAGTTTTAAAGATAAATACTCTTTCCTCAGGATTGGTATATCAACAGGCGATTACGAAAGTTCCTCAAGGTACCTCGCAGGGAATGATATCATAGTACTCACATTGGAGAAGTTCGACTCACTCACGAGATTGAAACCGTCATGGATGAGAGGTATCACAGTCATTGTGGTGGATGAAGTGCATGTAATAGGAGAAGATAAGAGGGGACCGAGATTAGAAGGTGCTATAGCCCGATTCTTGAGTTTCAATCCTTCTGCGCGGGTCATTGCACTCTCTGCAACGATACAAAACGCGGATGAGTTCGCTAACTGGCTACATGCTTACGTTGTGAAATCCGAATGGCGACCTGTACCATTAAAGGAGGAGGTATTCGTTGCACCGAATGATAGTATAATAGTGGAACGTGTGTTGGAGGAGGTAAAGAATGGTTCTCAGGCTCTTGTATTCGTGAACACGAAGAGAGGAGCTGCTTCATTCGCACGCAAGCTGGCAAAACTTATGGATAGCGACCCTTCTCTGGACGAACTCGCCGAACGCGTTGATATCGGCATTGATGACCTCGGTGAGATGGTCAGGCATGGGGTTGCCTATCACAACTCATGGCTACATCCGGAGCAGAGGCATGCACTGGAAGAGGCTTTTCTCGCTCATCGCTTGAAGGTGATTTGCTGCACGCCCACACTCGCTATGGGTGTTTCATTACCCGCAAAAGTGGTACTCATCAGGAATTATAAGTTCTTCACTCCCGGCCGTGGAACGGAGCCGATGCCTGTATGCTGGGTGAAGCAGGTATTTGGTCGTGCTGGCAGACCGGAACATGACGATTACGGGTTGGGACTGATAGTGGCGAGGGACGAAGCGGAACGGAGTGAGATAGAGCAGATATATATAAATGGGGAACCTGAACGGATAGAATCGCAATTCTCGCAGGATAGTCTGACAGAACAGATACTCGCCACCATCGTTGCCGGTGCACGCAGTGCAGAGCAGATAGAACAGTTCCTCGATAGTACATTCTATGCATATCAGGAAGGGACGAAAGTGGCGGTATTTAAAGAGCAATTAAATGAGATATTACTGGATTTGGAGTTAGAAGGACTCATAAGAATAGATAAAGATAAAGAGGACATAAGACTAAGACCAACGGAATTTGGTAAACTCTCTTCCAGGCTGTATCTCTCCATAAACTCCGCATTGGACCTGAGGGAAGGTCTAACAAGTCTCAAATCTAAATTGCAATCCACGCTATCTGATTTCGAACTCCTGCTGCTTCTATGCAGATGTGAGGAAGTGCCTCCTTTAAGGGTGAAAGAAGCACTCACGATTGCAACTAGCCTCACTGAGAATCTTGAGCTGGTGTATGCCTCCAGGTATGCACTCGGTAGCGCTATCGTAACACATGCGTGGATAGACGAGCTGAGCTATCAGGAATTGAAGTCGAAATTCGGCGTTTATCCCGGTGAGGTGCATACTAACCTCTATGTGCTGGAATGGCTGAGTTATGCTGCCGCGCGTATAGCGCGTTACCTCGGTTTCGAACCGGTGTATGCCAGACTGAATGAATTGGAAGATAGGATAAGACATGGTGTCAGGCATGATCTACTGGACCTGGTCAAAATAAAGGGCGTTGGCAGGGTAATAGCACGGAATCTATATTCCGCGGGCTTCAGAACACATGAAGAAGTAGCAAAAGCAGACCTGGCACGTCTGAAACGAATCCCTGGTG
- a CDS encoding 50S ribosomal protein L37ae has protein sequence MVRKHKKRKKGKVKTAGRFGVRYGRKIRKAVASIEEQTRAAHKCPRCGRKSVKRVGTGIWHCSKCGYTFTGGTYIPQTPMGIAVQRAIRREVEGGAGTGMIGGE, from the coding sequence ATGGTACGGAAGCATAAGAAGCGGAAGAAAGGGAAAGTAAAAACTGCGGGCAGGTTCGGTGTGCGATACGGCAGGAAGATAAGAAAGGCGGTGGCGAGTATCGAAGAGCAGACCCGAGCGGCACATAAATGCCCGCGGTGTGGAAGGAAATCAGTAAAGAGAGTGGGTACTGGCATCTGGCACTGTTCTAAATGTGGCTATACATTCACAGGTGGCACATATATACCTCAAACGCCGATGGGTATAGCGGTACAGAGGGCGATAAGGAGGGAAGTAGAGGGTGGCGCAGGGACAGGGATGATAGGAGGTGAATAG
- a CDS encoding DNA-directed RNA polymerase subunit P, with translation MNSELMAYYCLRCKRVVELKTDYQGVRCPYCGYRALKKERPAMVVKKVKAV, from the coding sequence GTGAATAGTGAATTAATGGCATATTACTGCCTGAGATGCAAGAGGGTTGTGGAGCTGAAAACAGACTATCAGGGAGTACGCTGCCCTTACTGCGGCTATCGAGCACTGAAGAAGGAGAGACCGGCAATGGTAGTGAAGAAGGTAAAAGCTGTCTGA